The genomic interval GGGCGGCGCTCGGCCGAACGATCGGGACGACGGTGCTGAAACAGCTGCTCGACGTCGGGGGTGACGATGGCGGACAGTAGTTCGCTCGGGGACGCCATCGCCGGTAAGGTCGAGGAGCGCTTGACCGACGCCGAGGTGGCGGCGCAGGTGGGCCGTACTATCGGTTCTCGTGCCGGCCGCCGTATCGGGAAGCAGGTCGGTGCCGCCGCCGAGGAGGCCGTCCGCGACGGCGTCGACGAGGGGCTGTCGCTGGGCGACATCGTGCGATCGGTCGTCGCGGCCGTCCGCTCGGCCATCCGAGACCTGCTGACCGACCGCGAGGCGCTGGCCTCGCTGGCCTCCGAGTTGAAGGAGATCGGCACCGAGGAGGCCGTCCAGCAGGTCCTCGGCGGGGGAGGCGACTCCGACGACGAGGGCGACGAGAGCGACGCGGCGGGTGCCGTCACCGACGCCGCCTCGGAGGCGAGCGAGAAGGCGTCGGAAGCGGTCGACTCCGCGACGGACGCCGCGCCCGACGTGATGGAGGACGCCGACGAGGGGGACTCCGAAGAGGACGCGGAGGACGAACCCGCAGACGAGGACGCCGAAGCCGAGTCCGACGGCGAGGACGACTCGGACGACGACGAGGAGATCGAGGACGCGGACGAGTCCGACATCGACGAGGACGCGGAGGGTGTCGACGCACTGCCCGAGGGAGCTGCCGACCTGCGCGAGGAGACGCTCCGCGAACTGCTCGACGTGATGTCCTATCGCGAACTCCAGCGCGTCGCGAAGGACGTCGGCGTGAAGGCGAACCTCTCCCAGGACGAGATGACCGAGCAGATCGTCGAGACGTTCGACGATCGCTCCGCCGAGAGCGACGAGGAGTGAGATGAGCGACGACGAGCGCGAACCCGACGACGTGACCGACCGCGTCGAGGCGGTGCTGGCCGACGCCCGCGACGCGCTCGACGAACCGTCGAACGACGGCGACGTCGCAGCCACCCCGAAACTCCGCGCCGTCGCCAGCGCGGCGGGCAGTCTGGTCGAGGAGGCCGATTCGGACACTCTGCTGAGCGCCGTCGGTCTCGGTGGCGAGGACGGGTACGACACCATTCCCGACGCCCTCGCGGACGGGGACGCCGACCGTGTCCGTGACCTCGAACGGCTGCTGAAGCTCTCGAAACTGGCGGACGCGTGGGACGACGACGACGCGGCCGACCACCGGAACGAACTGGCCGACCTCTTCGACGTCGGCTCCGCAGACGACGAGGCTGATGCAGACGACGGCGAGACCGACGACGAGGAGTCGTCCGCGGACCAGGAAACGGTCGACGACGCCGACGAAGCGGCTTCCGACGAGGAGGAACCCGAAGAGAGCGAGGAGGAGAGCGACGACGACAGCCTCGCCGACGACATCGTCGACGCGGTCACGGGCGACGACGACGCCGAGGAGGAGGCCGACGAGACAGCTGCCGACGACGCCGACGGGAGTGACGGTGGCCCGGCGACGGCCGACGCCGACAGCGATGGAGCGGCGGCCGAGTCGTCGCTCCGGTCGCAGGTCGAGGCGGCGGCCGAGCGGTTCCGCGAGGGCGTCGACGAGGCGCGTGCCGAGAGCGCGCTGGGGGAGGACGAGAAAGCAGCCGAGGGCGAGACCGAGGAGGAGGCGGACTCCGACGAGGAGGAAGACGACGAGGACGACGAAGGCGACCACGAGGAGTCGAGCGACAACCGGACGCGTGGGCGTCTGTCGACGATGCCGAGCAGTGGTCGGTCGCCGACCCATCACTCGACGATGCCCAAGAGCGGCCGATCGCGGTTCTCGACGATGCCGAAGCGTCGCTGAACCGGTCCGCCCGACTCCGACGCTCCTGCGACGCACGTTCAGCCGAACAGCTGTGCGAACAGCGCTCGCTGCCCTCTGCGAAGCCGTTCGAGGAACGCCGACTTCCCGATGCCGAGTTCCGAGGCGACGTCGCTCGCGTCGGCGTCCCGTGGCACCTCGAAGTAGCCCATCCGCTGGGCGGTGCGGATGGCCTCCTCCTGTCGGGGCGTGAGGTTCCAGCGCTGAGCGACCGGCCGGTCCTCCTCCGCGCCGAGCGGGTACACCCGTTCGAGGCGGACGCCGACCGTCTCCCCGGCGCGGTTCATCACGCCGTCGAGGACGTCGTACCCCACGACGGCCCCGGTGAACCGGGCGTCGCCGTCGCGGTACGACAGCGACTCGGCGACGAACCCCTCGCTGACGAGTTCGTGGACGACGCAGGGGTGCTTCGAGAGACAGCGGTAGGTCGCGCGGTCGCCCGTGCGCGCGCGATGCAGGTAGCGGATGCGCCCGTCCTCGTCCAGCGTTCGGGCCAGTCGTTCGTCGTCGGGCGCGCCGAACTGCAGGAGAGCGTTGCCGTCGGAACGGAGCTGCGGCGGGTTCGCGTCGACGGTGACGCCGACGCGCGACGCCTCGGCGAGCGGGCAGTCGTCACCCGAGACGGCGAACTCGACGACGAGGCACTCGGCTATCATCCGGTCACCACCTCGCAGTCACCTCGGGGCCGTCTCGGAATCACGTGACTCGATAGCACGTGGAACGTATAAAGCCCGTCCATGTGCGGGCAACGGTCTATGCAGGACCGTGATAGACGTGAGGTATGGACATCGAGGAGGTCAAACAGCGTGCCGGCCCGCGGGAGTTCGGGCCGACCGACGACATGCCGGAGGAGTACCGGAAGGCGGCCACCCGGATGATTCAGTTCCACGCGAACTCCGAGATAATGGGCGCGTACATCGAGCGCCCGTTCATCCGGCAGGCCCCCTCGCTCGACCGGAAACTCGCCGTCTCGGCGCAGGTGCAGGACGAAATCGGCCACGGACAGTTGCTCTACCGCGCCGCCGAGAACCTCGGCATCAAGACCCGCGAGCAGATGCTCGACGAACTCGCCAACGGGGAGGGGAAGTTCCTCAACTGCTTCCACTACCCGCTGGACGACTGGTACGAACTGCCGATGATCATGTTCTTCGTCGACGGCGCGGCGATGCGTCGGCAGGCGACCCTCAAGCGCACGTCGTGGGAGCCGTACGCCCACGCCATCGACAAGATCTGCTTCGAGGAGGGGTTCCACATCAAGCACGGCGAGAGCATCCTCGCCGAGCTAGCGACCGGGACGAAGCGGGACCAGGAGCGCCTGCAGGAGGCGTTCGACAAGTGGTGGCCGCGCATCCTCCAGTTCTTCGGGCCGACCGACGACCAGTCGACGCACAACGACTTCTCCTCCGCGGTGGGGCTGAAGACGATGAGCAACGACGCGCTCCGCACCGCGTTCCTCAACGTCTACCTCCCGAAGGCCGAGAAGTACGGCCTGGAGATACCCGAGACGCCCCGCGTCGAGTTCGACGAGGAGTCGGGTCGCTACGAGGTCGACGAGGACGACCTGGACTGGGACGAGTTCATGCAGATCGCCCGGAACCAGTACCCGCAGGGGAAGGGCCAGATAAACAAGCGCCACCGGACCCAGGAGGCCGTCGAGTGGGTTCGTGACGCCATCGAGAACCCCGGCGCGGGTAGCGCCGCCGCAGACTGACCATGATATTCGAAGTGTTCCGCCAGGAGCAGCGCAAGGACTACCACGTCCACGTCGGCAACGTCCACGCCCCGAACCGCGAGATGGCCCGGATGTACGCGCAGGTGATGCACGCCCGCCGGAAACCCGCTCACTCGCTGTGGGTCGTCCCGAAGGAGGAGATAGCGGAGGTCGATTCGGACGACGAGGGGGTCGCGATGGGCGGCCGCACGCAGAAGGAGTACCGGTGGGCGACGAACTACAACACCGACGAGACGTTCGCCGAGGAGATCGAGGCGTCCCAGCGCGAACAGGAAGAGGCCGAGCAAGGACGCGAGGAAGCGGAGGCCGATAGCTGATGCCTGCTGAAGCACTCGGCGCGCCGGGCGACCTCTCCGAGCGAGAACGCGAGGCCGTCGAGGCGTTGCTGTACCAGCTAGCGGACGACGAGTTCGTCGTCGCCGACCGGTACACCGACTGGCAGTGCCAGGGACCGACGCTCGAAGCCGACATCGCCATCGCGAACATCGCGCAGGACGAACTCGGCCACGCGCGCCTCTGGTACGACCTGCTGGAGGACTTCGGCTACGAGGAGTCCGAACTCATCTGGGAGCGCCCGGCCGACGACTTTCGGCACGCGACGCTCTGCGAACAGCAGTTCGACTCGGGCGACTGGGCGGACGCCGTCGTCCGCTCCTATCTCTACGACGTGGCCGAGTTCCTCCAGCTGGAGGCGCTCGCCGACACCACCTACCCCCGCATCGCCGACCGCATCGAGAAGGTGCAGGGCGAGGAGCACTACCACCGCGAGCACGCCCAGAACTGGCTCGAACGGCTCTGCGAGGATTCGGACGGCACACAGCGGGTCCAGCAGGCCGTCGACGACCTGTACCCGTACGCGCTGACGCTGTTCGAAGGGACCGGGAAGGAAGCCGACATCGTCGACCTCGGTCTGCGTCCGACGCCGCTGTCGCAGTTGCGCGCGGAGTGGTACGACATCACGGGCGCGTTCCTCGACGGGCTCGGCGTCTCCGTGCCCGAGGAGTCCGAACTGGACGACCTCGTGGTCGAGCAGACCGGCCGCGACGGGAGCCACACCGAGGACTGGCAGCGCCAGTACAACGAACTGACCTACACGTACCGCATGCTCGACCGCACCGAGGCCCGCCGCCTGATGGTGGACCCGGACGAGGCGTAATCCATGTCGGACACGCCAGAGCCACCGACCGACTCGCAAGCAGTACCGGACCCGACCGACGGCCCGCAGTACTGCGCGTACACCGACTACCGCTCGGGTGAGGTGCCCGAGGACACAGTGGTCCCGAAGAACGGCGCAGGGAGCGAGGGTCTGGAGCGGGAAATCTGGGACGCGCTGTTCGAGGTCGAGGACCCCGAGATGCCCGTCTCGGTGGTGGACCTGGGGCTCGTCTACGACGTGGCCGTGCGCGAGGACGAGACCGGGACCCACGCCGAGGTGACGATGACGCTCACGTACACCGGCTGTCCGGCCCGCGACATGCTCCTCGACGACGTCCGCGAGGCGGCCGCCTCGCCGGAGGGAGTCGACGACGCCTCCGTGGAACTCGTCTGGTCGCCGGTGTGGTCCGTCGAGTTCGTCTCCGAGGCGGGCCGCGAGGACCTGCGGGAGTTCGGGGTGTCGATATGAGACGCCGCGACCCCTCCGTGGCGGCCGGTGACGGCGACGGGGACGAGGAGCCTGCTGTCTGCCCCTACTGCGAGGGGACGAACACCGAGCGCGAGCACCCGAAGGGGCCGTCGCTCTGTCGGTCCATCCACTTCTGCGAGGACTGCCAGGAACCGTTCGAGGCCGTCGGCTGACCGGTCGCGGCGAGTATCGGAGTGTTCAGCTCACTGCCGATTCAGTACTTAAACAGGTGCGTGGCAACGATTGACAGTGGCGTCACGGGGTTCCTGTGGCACGGTTTGTCTCGCCCACTACGACACTTTTTTATAGAATCGCAAACAACGCCTGGGTGACTATGGCTCAACAGATGGGCAACCAGCCCCTCATCGTACTCAGCGAGGACAGTCAGCGCACGTCCGGGCGCGACGCCCAGTCGATGAACATCACGGCCGGGAAGGCCGTCGCCGAGGCCGTACGGACCACACTCGGCCCGAAAGGGATGGACAAGATGCTCGTCGACAACTCGGGCAACGTCGTCGTCACGAACGACGGCGTCACCATCCTCAAAGAGATGGACATCGAGCACCCCGCCGCGAACATGATCGTCGAGGTCGCCGAGACCCAGGAGGACGAGGTCGGCGACGGCACGACGACCTCGGTCGTCATCGCCGGCGAACTCCTCGCGAAGGCCGAGGACCTGCTCGACCAGGACATCCACGCGACCATCCTCGCGCAGGGGTACCGCCAGGCCTCCGCGAAGGCCAAGGAGGTCCTCGAGGACATGGCCATCGACGTCTCCGCCGAGGACACCGAGCAGCTCGAACAGATCGCCTCGACGGCGATGACGGGCAAGGGCGCTGAGAACGCGAAGGACACGCTCTCCTCGCTCGTCGTGCGGGCCGTCCAGACCGTCGCCGACGACGACGACATCGACACTGACAACGTGAAGGTCGAGACCGCCGTCGGTGGCTCGGTCACCGAGTCCGAACTCGTCGAGGGCGTCATCGTCGACAAGGAGCGCGTCCACGACAACATGCCGTACTTCAAGGAGGACGCCAACGTCGCGCTCCTCGACTCGGCCATCGAGGTCAAGGAGACCGAGATCGACGCCGAGGTCAACGTCACCGACCCCGACCAGCTCCAGCAGTTCCTCGACCAGGAGGAGAAGCAGCTCAAGGAGATGGTCGACCAGCTGAAGAACGTCGGCGCCGACGTCGTCTTCTGTCAGAAGGGCATCGACGACATGGCCCAGCACTACCTCGCGCAGGAGGGCATCCTCGCCGTCCGCCGCGCGAAGAAGTCCGACATGAAGCGCCTCGCCCGCGCGACGGGCGGTCGCGTCGTCTCGAACCTCGACGACATCACCGAGGACGACCTCGGCTTCGCCGGTAACGTCTCCGAGAAGGACATCGCGGGCGACAACCGCATCTTCGTCGAGGACGTCGACGAAG from Halomarina salina carries:
- a CDS encoding helix-turn-helix domain-containing protein gives rise to the protein MIAECLVVEFAVSGDDCPLAEASRVGVTVDANPPQLRSDGNALLQFGAPDDERLARTLDEDGRIRYLHRARTGDRATYRCLSKHPCVVHELVSEGFVAESLSYRDGDARFTGAVVGYDVLDGVMNRAGETVGVRLERVYPLGAEEDRPVAQRWNLTPRQEEAIRTAQRMGYFEVPRDADASDVASELGIGKSAFLERLRRGQRALFAQLFG
- the paaA gene encoding 1,2-phenylacetyl-CoA epoxidase subunit PaaA; the encoded protein is MDIEEVKQRAGPREFGPTDDMPEEYRKAATRMIQFHANSEIMGAYIERPFIRQAPSLDRKLAVSAQVQDEIGHGQLLYRAAENLGIKTREQMLDELANGEGKFLNCFHYPLDDWYELPMIMFFVDGAAMRRQATLKRTSWEPYAHAIDKICFEEGFHIKHGESILAELATGTKRDQERLQEAFDKWWPRILQFFGPTDDQSTHNDFSSAVGLKTMSNDALRTAFLNVYLPKAEKYGLEIPETPRVEFDEESGRYEVDEDDLDWDEFMQIARNQYPQGKGQINKRHRTQEAVEWVRDAIENPGAGSAAAD
- a CDS encoding phenylacetic acid degradation protein PaaB, with translation MIFEVFRQEQRKDYHVHVGNVHAPNREMARMYAQVMHARRKPAHSLWVVPKEEIAEVDSDDEGVAMGGRTQKEYRWATNYNTDETFAEEIEASQREQEEAEQGREEAEADS
- the paaC gene encoding 1,2-phenylacetyl-CoA epoxidase subunit PaaC, coding for MPAEALGAPGDLSEREREAVEALLYQLADDEFVVADRYTDWQCQGPTLEADIAIANIAQDELGHARLWYDLLEDFGYEESELIWERPADDFRHATLCEQQFDSGDWADAVVRSYLYDVAEFLQLEALADTTYPRIADRIEKVQGEEHYHREHAQNWLERLCEDSDGTQRVQQAVDDLYPYALTLFEGTGKEADIVDLGLRPTPLSQLRAEWYDITGAFLDGLGVSVPEESELDDLVVEQTGRDGSHTEDWQRQYNELTYTYRMLDRTEARRLMVDPDEA
- the paaD gene encoding 1,2-phenylacetyl-CoA epoxidase subunit PaaD, coding for MSDTPEPPTDSQAVPDPTDGPQYCAYTDYRSGEVPEDTVVPKNGAGSEGLEREIWDALFEVEDPEMPVSVVDLGLVYDVAVREDETGTHAEVTMTLTYTGCPARDMLLDDVREAAASPEGVDDASVELVWSPVWSVEFVSEAGREDLREFGVSI
- the paaE gene encoding 1,2-phenylacetyl-CoA epoxidase subunit PaaE, giving the protein MRRRDPSVAAGDGDGDEEPAVCPYCEGTNTEREHPKGPSLCRSIHFCEDCQEPFEAVG
- the thsA gene encoding thermosome subunit alpha, which gives rise to MGNQPLIVLSEDSQRTSGRDAQSMNITAGKAVAEAVRTTLGPKGMDKMLVDNSGNVVVTNDGVTILKEMDIEHPAANMIVEVAETQEDEVGDGTTTSVVIAGELLAKAEDLLDQDIHATILAQGYRQASAKAKEVLEDMAIDVSAEDTEQLEQIASTAMTGKGAENAKDTLSSLVVRAVQTVADDDDIDTDNVKVETAVGGSVTESELVEGVIVDKERVHDNMPYFKEDANVALLDSAIEVKETEIDAEVNVTDPDQLQQFLDQEEKQLKEMVDQLKNVGADVVFCQKGIDDMAQHYLAQEGILAVRRAKKSDMKRLARATGGRVVSNLDDITEDDLGFAGNVSEKDIAGDNRIFVEDVDEAKSVTLILRGGTEHVVDEVERAIEDALGVVRVTLEDGQVLPGGGAPETELALELRDYADSVGGREQLAIESFADAIDVIPRTLAENAGLDPIDSLVELRSEHSNGNQTYGLDAYTGDVVDMENDGVVEPLRVKTQAVESATEAAVMILRIDDVIAAGDLKGGGTDDDGDDEMPPGGGGMGGMGGMGGMGGMGGAM